One Defluviimonas sp. SAOS-178_SWC DNA window includes the following coding sequences:
- a CDS encoding phenylacetate--CoA ligase family protein has protein sequence MKDLKVTHYDDLETRPDDERAADHLRALNAQLKRNGMAPVATLADLARLPVLRKSDLSARQKAKPPFGGLPVTNVAHFFQSPGPIYEPGGVSDDWWRMGRFLHACGIGKGDIVQNCFGYHLTPAGMMFENGARAVGAAVLPAGTGQTDLQVCAAADIGTTAYAGTPDYLKIILDRADEMGERLKITRAVVGGGALFPSLRKEYADRGIACLQCYATADLGNIAYESPAMEGMIVDEGVIVEIVRPGTGDPVPEGEVGEVVVTTLNPDYPLIRFATGDLSAVMPGQSPCGRTNARIKGWMGRADQTTKIKGMFVRPEQVADFVARHDDIARARIVATREGEMDAMTVLVETESGNPALYEKSVMDILKLRGRIQLVSKGSLPNDGIVIEDQRKYE, from the coding sequence ATGAAGGATCTCAAGGTGACCCATTACGACGATCTCGAAACCCGGCCCGACGACGAACGCGCCGCCGACCATCTGCGCGCGCTGAACGCGCAACTGAAGCGCAACGGGATGGCGCCGGTGGCGACCCTCGCCGACCTCGCCCGCTTGCCGGTCCTGCGGAAATCCGACCTTTCGGCCCGGCAGAAAGCCAAGCCACCCTTTGGCGGGCTGCCGGTCACGAATGTCGCGCATTTCTTCCAGTCGCCGGGGCCGATCTACGAGCCGGGCGGGGTCAGCGACGACTGGTGGCGGATGGGCCGGTTCCTCCATGCCTGCGGCATCGGCAAGGGCGATATCGTCCAGAACTGCTTCGGCTATCACCTGACACCCGCCGGCATGATGTTCGAGAACGGCGCCCGCGCGGTCGGCGCGGCGGTGCTGCCCGCCGGAACGGGACAGACCGATCTTCAGGTCTGCGCCGCCGCCGATATCGGCACCACGGCCTATGCCGGGACGCCGGACTACCTCAAGATCATCCTCGACCGTGCCGACGAGATGGGCGAGCGGCTGAAAATCACCCGTGCCGTGGTTGGCGGCGGCGCGCTGTTCCCCAGCTTGCGCAAGGAATATGCCGACCGCGGCATCGCCTGCCTGCAATGCTACGCGACCGCCGATCTTGGCAACATCGCCTATGAAAGCCCGGCGATGGAGGGGATGATCGTCGACGAGGGCGTGATCGTCGAGATCGTCCGCCCCGGCACCGGCGATCCGGTGCCCGAGGGTGAGGTGGGCGAGGTCGTCGTCACGACGCTCAACCCCGACTACCCGCTGATCCGGTTCGCGACCGGTGACCTCTCGGCGGTGATGCCGGGGCAAAGCCCCTGCGGCAGGACCAATGCCCGGATCAAGGGCTGGATGGGCCGCGCCGACCAGACGACCAAGATCAAGGGCATGTTCGTCCGCCCCGAGCAGGTGGCCGACTTCGTCGCCCGTCACGACGACATCGCCCGTGCGCGGATTGTCGCCACCCGGGAGGGGGAGATGGATGCGATGACGGTCTTGGTGGAAACCGAATCCGGCAACCCCGCGTTATACGAGAAGTCCGTGATGGACATTCTGAAACTGCGAGGCCGCATCCAGCTGGTTTCCAAAGGGTCGCTGCCGAACGATGGCATAGTGATTGAGGATCAGCGGAAGTACGAGTAG
- a CDS encoding ABC transporter substrate-binding protein, with the protein MKKTLTAIALALAVATPAMAELNVPNLSYRTGAYAANGIPYADGFNDYFTLLNERDGGIGGEKVAVPECETAYNTEKGVECYEATKGDGALVYNPLSTGITYQLIPKVTADGITLYTPGYGRTSAANGKVFANVFNYPANYWDGASIIIKDILSQNGDNIQGKKIALVYHNSAYGKEPIRTLQELAKKHGFEFVEVPVDHPGQEQKSQWLQIRRDKPDYVIMYGWGVMNAVAIQEAVNIKYPMDHFYGIWWSGSENDVLPAGDGANGYKMISFHGTGGDYPVYADLKQYVYDAGKAAGDGSNPGNVLYSRGMYAAMTISEAIRKAQELAGTSAVNPAQVRDGFEALNLTEERLTELGLPGFAQPISASCADHGGPGTAMIFQWDAAAKKWNQASDWIAADTDVIDPLVAEDSAAFASENNIAERCN; encoded by the coding sequence ATGAAGAAGACCCTGACAGCCATCGCCCTCGCGCTCGCCGTCGCGACGCCCGCGATGGCGGAACTGAACGTGCCCAACCTGAGCTACCGCACCGGCGCCTATGCGGCGAACGGCATTCCCTACGCGGACGGGTTCAACGACTACTTCACCCTCCTGAACGAACGTGACGGCGGGATCGGCGGCGAAAAGGTCGCGGTGCCGGAATGCGAGACGGCCTACAACACGGAAAAGGGCGTCGAATGCTACGAGGCGACCAAGGGCGACGGCGCGCTGGTCTACAACCCGCTCTCGACCGGGATCACCTATCAGCTCATTCCGAAAGTGACGGCTGACGGCATCACGCTTTACACGCCGGGCTATGGCCGGACCTCGGCCGCCAACGGTAAGGTCTTCGCCAATGTCTTCAACTACCCGGCCAACTACTGGGACGGTGCGTCGATCATCATCAAGGATATCCTGTCCCAGAACGGCGACAACATTCAGGGCAAGAAGATCGCCCTCGTCTACCACAACTCGGCCTACGGCAAGGAGCCGATCCGCACGCTGCAGGAACTGGCGAAGAAGCACGGCTTCGAGTTCGTCGAAGTCCCGGTCGATCATCCGGGGCAGGAGCAGAAGTCGCAGTGGCTCCAGATCCGCCGCGACAAGCCGGATTACGTGATCATGTATGGCTGGGGCGTGATGAACGCCGTCGCCATCCAGGAAGCCGTGAACATCAAGTATCCGATGGATCACTTCTACGGCATCTGGTGGTCGGGGTCCGAGAACGACGTGCTGCCGGCCGGAGACGGCGCCAACGGCTACAAGATGATCTCGTTCCACGGGACCGGCGGCGACTACCCGGTCTATGCCGACCTGAAGCAATACGTCTATGACGCGGGCAAGGCGGCGGGCGACGGATCGAACCCCGGCAACGTCCTTTATTCCCGCGGCATGTACGCGGCAATGACGATCTCCGAAGCGATCCGCAAGGCACAGGAACTCGCCGGCACGTCGGCCGTCAACCCGGCGCAGGTCCGCGACGGGTTCGAGGCCCTGAACCTCACCGAGGAGCGGCTGACGGAACTTGGCCTGCCGGGCTTCGCCCAGCCGATCTCCGCATCCTGCGCCGATCACGGCGGTCCGGGCACGGCGATGATCTTCCAGTGGGATGCCGCCGCCAAGAAGTGGAACCAGGCCTCGGACTGGATCGCGGCCGACACCGACGTGATCGACCCGCTGGTCGCCGAGGATTCCGCGGCCTTCGCTTCGGAAAACAACATCGCCGAGCGCTGCAACTAG
- a CDS encoding N-formylglutamate amidohydrolase translates to MARAPYQLVMPERRLTGVVFASPHSGRDYPAAFLRASVLDERTIRSSEDAFVDTLLDGVGSLGAPLLAATAPRAFIDLNRAADELDPALIDGVRLAAHNPRIASGLGVIPRVVAGGRAIYRGKMSRDEAEARIDACWRPYHDCLRDLLETARANFGEAILVDMHSMPHEAMDSIASAGAGRPEIVLGDRFGSAAAAHVMDRIEAAFERAGFRTLRNAPFAGAYITQTYGRPSLGFHAVQIEIDRALYMNEREVRPNGNFMSFRRVLQSILTEIAEIGRGEVSLAAE, encoded by the coding sequence ATGGCGCGTGCGCCCTATCAGTTGGTGATGCCGGAGCGGCGCCTGACCGGTGTCGTCTTTGCCTCGCCGCATAGCGGGCGCGACTACCCCGCCGCGTTCCTGCGCGCCTCGGTCTTGGACGAACGGACGATCCGCTCGTCCGAGGACGCCTTTGTCGACACGCTTCTCGACGGGGTTGGAAGCCTCGGCGCGCCGCTCCTCGCGGCGACCGCCCCGCGCGCCTTCATCGACCTCAACCGCGCGGCCGACGAGCTTGATCCGGCGCTGATCGACGGCGTTCGCCTTGCCGCGCACAATCCGCGCATCGCCTCGGGCCTCGGCGTCATTCCCAGGGTCGTCGCCGGGGGCCGGGCGATCTATCGCGGCAAGATGTCCCGGGATGAGGCCGAGGCGCGAATCGACGCCTGCTGGCGGCCCTATCACGACTGCCTGCGCGACCTTCTGGAGACAGCGCGCGCGAATTTCGGCGAGGCGATCCTCGTCGACATGCACTCGATGCCGCATGAGGCGATGGATTCCATCGCATCGGCCGGCGCCGGGCGACCCGAGATCGTGCTCGGCGACCGCTTCGGCTCGGCAGCCGCGGCGCATGTGATGGACCGGATCGAGGCCGCGTTCGAGCGGGCGGGCTTTCGCACGCTTCGCAACGCGCCCTTCGCAGGTGCCTATATCACCCAGACCTACGGCCGCCCGTCGCTTGGCTTCCACGCCGTGCAGATCGAGATCGACCGCGCGCTCTACATGAACGAGCGGGAGGTCCGCCCGAACGGCAATTTCATGAGCTTCCGGCGGGTTCTCCAGTCCATCCTGACCGAGATCGCCGAGATCGGTCGCGGGGAAGTTTCGCTCGCCGCTGAGTGA
- a CDS encoding ABC transporter ATP-binding protein, giving the protein MLDAAKTETLLEVNNIEVIYNHVILVLKGVSLSVPKGGITALLGGNGAGKTTTLKAISNLLHSERGEVTKGSILYRGARVQDLDPAALVKMGVIQVMEGRHCFGHLTVEDNLLTGAYTRADKGQIGADLDMVYTYFPRLKERRKSQAGYTSGGEQQMVAIGRALMSKPETILLDEPSMGLAPQLVEQIFEIVKAVNEKEGVTFLLAEQNTNVALRYAHYGYILESGRVVMDGPAAELRENPDVKEFYLGMSDEGRKSFRDVRSYRRRKRWLA; this is encoded by the coding sequence ATGCTCGACGCCGCAAAGACCGAGACGCTGCTTGAGGTCAACAATATCGAGGTGATCTACAATCACGTGATCCTCGTCCTGAAAGGCGTGAGCCTGTCGGTCCCGAAAGGCGGCATCACCGCGCTTCTCGGCGGCAATGGCGCGGGCAAGACGACGACGCTCAAGGCGATCTCCAACCTCCTCCATTCCGAACGCGGAGAGGTCACCAAGGGCTCGATCCTGTATCGCGGCGCGCGCGTGCAGGACCTTGACCCGGCCGCGCTCGTCAAGATGGGCGTCATCCAGGTCATGGAGGGGCGCCACTGTTTCGGGCACCTGACGGTCGAGGATAACCTCCTGACGGGTGCCTATACGCGGGCCGACAAGGGCCAGATCGGCGCCGATCTCGACATGGTCTACACCTATTTCCCGCGCCTGAAGGAACGCCGCAAGAGCCAGGCGGGCTACACGTCGGGCGGCGAACAGCAGATGGTCGCGATCGGCCGCGCCCTGATGTCGAAGCCCGAGACGATCCTTCTCGACGAACCCTCGATGGGCCTCGCGCCGCAGCTCGTCGAGCAGATCTTCGAGATCGTGAAGGCCGTGAACGAGAAGGAGGGCGTGACCTTCCTTCTGGCCGAGCAGAACACCAACGTGGCGCTGCGCTACGCGCATTACGGCTACATCCTCGAAAGCGGCCGGGTCGTCATGGACGGCCCCGCCGCCGAGCTTCGCGAAAACCCGGACGTGAAGGAATTCTACCTCGGCATGTCGGACGAGGGCCGAAAGTCGTTCCGCGACGTCCGTTCCTACCGCCGCCGAAAGCGTTGGCTGGCGTGA
- the ykgO gene encoding type B 50S ribosomal protein L36 has translation MKVRNSLRSLKLRHRDCQIVRRKGRVYVINKTQRRFKARQG, from the coding sequence ATGAAGGTCAGAAACTCGCTCCGCTCGCTGAAGTTGCGCCATCGCGACTGTCAGATCGTGCGCCGCAAGGGCCGGGTCTACGTGATCAATAAGACCCAGCGCCGCTTCAAGGCCCGTCAGGGCTGA
- a CDS encoding peptidoglycan-binding domain-containing protein, translated as MRQTACLALFAAVIVAPAFAQDAALVIGNENYRNAADITSADDALDAADALEVAGFTMRKGADLTAPVMRTLLAKHYDDTVRPGRSVILLTGHFVHAGAETWLVATGADQPTLASIDNAGLSLSTVLAIAGERPGGALVLLGTEDRRIDLGRGLAAGVGPVDVPQGVTVIEGDAAEVSAFAGHLADMRGRTMAELVASAEDLRAVGYIGTFAPFLPIPDGNAPKPATPPAGGGEQAFWTATEAIGTRAAFETYLDRFPDGAHAAAAKSAIARLDDPAAQAEAAEAALRLTRDQRREVQRNLSILDIDPKGIDGVFGPGSRNAIKVWQTRAGYDGTGFLTGRQLEVLAQEADKRAAELEAEAAARKAEQDQQDRLYWDQTGAAGDEAGLRAYLKRYPDGLFAELAQERLSVFDEERRAQAAANDRQAWDAAQKTDTVRVYQDYVAAHPNGAFVEEARRRIAELSETSAEADARQKAEAAEKALNLNPVMRSLVEQRLAALGLKPGAADGTFDDETRRAIRRYQQARGLPVTGYLNQQTVARLLVDSL; from the coding sequence ATGAGACAGACAGCCTGCCTGGCGCTTTTTGCCGCCGTGATCGTGGCGCCGGCCTTCGCGCAGGACGCCGCACTGGTCATCGGCAACGAGAATTACCGCAACGCCGCCGACATTACCTCGGCAGATGACGCGCTCGACGCGGCCGACGCGCTGGAGGTGGCCGGGTTCACGATGCGCAAGGGGGCCGATCTGACCGCGCCGGTGATGCGGACGCTTCTTGCCAAACATTACGATGACACGGTGAGGCCGGGTCGAAGCGTGATCCTTCTCACCGGCCACTTCGTCCATGCCGGGGCCGAGACCTGGCTTGTCGCGACCGGGGCGGACCAGCCGACGCTGGCGTCGATCGACAACGCGGGGCTCTCCCTGTCGACCGTCCTTGCCATTGCCGGCGAACGGCCCGGCGGAGCGCTTGTGTTGCTGGGGACGGAAGACCGGCGGATCGACCTCGGTCGCGGGCTTGCGGCCGGCGTTGGCCCGGTCGACGTGCCGCAGGGCGTGACCGTGATCGAAGGCGACGCGGCGGAAGTGTCGGCGTTCGCGGGCCACCTTGCGGACATGCGCGGCAGGACGATGGCGGAGCTTGTCGCGTCGGCGGAAGACCTGCGTGCAGTCGGTTACATCGGCACATTCGCGCCGTTTCTTCCGATCCCGGACGGCAACGCACCGAAACCCGCCACCCCGCCCGCCGGTGGCGGCGAACAGGCCTTCTGGACGGCGACCGAGGCCATCGGCACCCGCGCCGCGTTCGAAACCTATCTCGACCGCTTCCCCGACGGCGCCCACGCCGCTGCCGCGAAGTCGGCCATTGCACGGCTTGACGATCCGGCCGCGCAGGCCGAGGCGGCCGAGGCCGCGCTCCGCCTTACCCGCGATCAGCGTCGCGAGGTCCAGCGCAACCTCTCGATCCTCGATATCGACCCCAAGGGGATCGACGGTGTCTTCGGCCCCGGTTCGCGCAACGCCATCAAGGTCTGGCAAACCCGCGCCGGATATGACGGGACGGGCTTTCTGACCGGACGTCAGTTGGAGGTTCTTGCGCAGGAAGCCGACAAGCGAGCCGCCGAATTGGAAGCCGAGGCCGCCGCGCGCAAGGCCGAGCAGGACCAGCAGGACCGGCTCTACTGGGATCAGACCGGCGCGGCCGGGGACGAGGCGGGCTTGCGCGCCTATCTCAAGCGCTATCCCGACGGGCTTTTCGCCGAACTGGCGCAGGAACGGCTCTCGGTCTTCGATGAAGAGCGACGGGCGCAGGCGGCGGCCAACGACCGGCAGGCGTGGGACGCCGCGCAGAAAACGGACACGGTCCGCGTCTATCAGGACTATGTCGCGGCCCATCCGAACGGCGCGTTTGTCGAAGAGGCGCGGCGCCGGATCGCCGAATTGAGTGAGACGTCGGCAGAGGCGGATGCGCGCCAGAAGGCCGAGGCGGCCGAAAAGGCGCTGAACCTCAACCCGGTGATGCGCTCGCTCGTCGAACAGCGGCTTGCGGCGCTCGGTCTCAAGCCCGGCGCTGCGGACGGAACTTTCGACGATGAGACCCGTCGCGCGATTCGGCGTTACCAACAGGCGCGGGGGCTGCCCGTGACGGGATATCTGAACCAGCAGACCGTGGCGCGGCTTCTGGTGGATTCGCTCTGA
- a CDS encoding DNA polymerase IV — protein MPALCRDCLHPFETGQRCPACRSPRVLSHPELLSLSIAHMDCDAFYASVEKRDNPDLRSRPVIVGGAHRGVVSTCCYLARIKGVRSAMPMFQALKLCPEAVVIKPRGSHYAAVSREIRALMDELTPVVEPLSLDEAFLDLTGTERLHKAPPAVLLCRLLKRMEEEIGLTGSVGLSHNKFLAKVASDLDKPRGFSVIGKADTAAFLKGKPVRMIWGVGAATQGTLDAAGIRTFDDLARWDRKDLIQRFGQIGDRLWHLARGEDFRRVNPHEPMKSISAETTFDEDISDRDLLDGHVWRLAEKVADRTKAKDLAGRTVTLKLKRADFTTITRRHSLREPTQIADRLYREAADLLAHVGDRGPYRLLGVGLSDIVPASAADLTPDLLDPAAAKRATAERATDAIRARFGPNAIVKGRSLR, from the coding sequence ATGCCCGCCCTTTGTCGCGATTGCCTCCATCCATTCGAGACCGGACAGCGATGCCCGGCCTGCCGGAGCCCGCGCGTCCTATCGCACCCGGAACTCCTCAGCCTCTCCATCGCACACATGGACTGCGACGCCTTCTATGCGAGCGTCGAAAAGCGGGACAACCCGGACCTTCGAAGCCGGCCGGTCATCGTCGGCGGCGCCCATCGCGGTGTCGTCTCAACCTGCTGCTACCTCGCCCGCATCAAGGGCGTTCGGTCGGCTATGCCGATGTTCCAGGCCCTGAAACTCTGCCCCGAGGCGGTGGTCATCAAACCGAGGGGCAGCCACTATGCGGCGGTGTCGAGGGAAATCCGCGCCCTGATGGACGAGCTGACGCCGGTGGTCGAGCCGCTTTCTCTCGACGAGGCGTTTCTGGACCTGACCGGAACGGAACGCCTGCACAAGGCTCCGCCGGCCGTCCTTCTCTGCCGGCTTCTCAAACGGATGGAGGAGGAGATCGGCCTGACCGGTTCGGTCGGCCTGTCCCACAACAAGTTCCTCGCCAAGGTCGCCTCCGACCTCGACAAGCCGCGCGGGTTTTCGGTGATCGGCAAGGCCGACACCGCCGCATTCCTGAAAGGCAAGCCGGTGCGGATGATCTGGGGCGTAGGCGCGGCCACGCAAGGCACGCTCGATGCGGCCGGCATCCGGACGTTCGACGACCTCGCCCGCTGGGACCGCAAGGACCTGATCCAGCGCTTCGGTCAGATCGGCGACCGGCTCTGGCACCTCGCCCGGGGAGAGGACTTCCGCAGGGTCAATCCGCACGAGCCGATGAAGTCGATCTCGGCCGAGACAACCTTCGACGAGGATATTTCGGACCGCGACCTCCTCGACGGTCATGTGTGGCGGCTGGCCGAGAAGGTTGCAGATCGGACGAAGGCCAAGGATCTTGCCGGGCGCACCGTGACGCTGAAGCTGAAACGGGCCGATTTCACCACGATCACCCGGCGGCACTCGTTGCGCGAACCCACCCAGATCGCCGACCGGCTTTACCGCGAGGCGGCCGACCTGCTGGCCCATGTCGGCGACAGGGGCCCCTACCGGCTTCTCGGTGTCGGGCTTTCGGACATCGTTCCGGCCAGCGCCGCCGATCTGACGCCCGATCTTCTCGACCCGGCGGCGGCGAAACGCGCCACCGCCGAACGCGCGACCGATGCGATCCGCGCGCGGTTCGGGCCGAATGCGATCGTGAAGGGCAGGTCGCTTCGCTAG